A single genomic interval of Cucumis sativus cultivar 9930 chromosome 7, Cucumber_9930_V3, whole genome shotgun sequence harbors:
- the LOC101208300 gene encoding pentatricopeptide repeat-containing protein At4g11690, whose product MVPKSIGFVYPFLSNRITSYFFTISSTQRNLNSESVCGRPRDAVINASFQSQLLEQSLDSFKLMVLKGHSPSSFSFNNALDLLAKSGNLDRTWGFFTEYLGRTQFDVYSFGITIKAFCENGNVSKGFELLAQMETMGVSPNVFIYTILIEACCRNGDIDQAKVMFSRMDDLGLAANQYIYTIMINGFFKKGYKKDGFELYQKMKLVGVLPNLYTYNSLITEYCRDGKLSLAFKVFDEISKRGVACNAVTYNILIGGLCRKGQVSKAEGLLERMKRAHINPTTRTFNMLMDGLCNTGQLDKALSYLEKLKLIGLCPTLVTYNILISGFSKVGNSSVVSELVREMEDRGISPSKVTYTILMNTFVRSDDIEKAYEMFHLMKRIGLVPDQHTYGVLIHGLCIKGNMVEASKLYKSMVEMHLQPNDVIYNTMINGYCKECNSYKALKFLEEMVKNGVTPNVASYISTIQILCKDGKSIEAKRLLKEMTEAGLKPPESLCSKVGQAKSCA is encoded by the coding sequence ATGGTGCCCAAATCTATTGGCTTCGTGTACCCATTTCTTTCTAATCGGATCACCTCATATTTCTTCACTATTTCTTCAACACAACGAAATCTGAATTCTGAATCTGTTTGTGGTCGTCCCCGTGATGCAGTTATCAATGCTTCTTTTCAGTCTCAACTATTAGAACAATCCCTTGATAGTTTTAAACTAATGGTCCTTAAAGGGCATTCTCCGAgttctttctctttcaataATGCATTGGATTTACTTGCTAAATCAGGGAATCTGGATAGAACTTGGGGGTTTTTCACTGAATATTTGGGGAGGACTCAGTTTGATGTGTATAGTTTTGGGATTACGATTAAAGCCTTTTGTGAAAATGGCAATGTAAGTAAAGGCTTTGAGCTTTTGGCTCAAATGGAGACGATGGGTGTGTCTCCTAATGTTTTTATATACACTATCTTGATTGAAGCTTGTTGCAGAAATGGTGACATTGATCAAGCTAAAGTAATGTTTTCTAGGATGGATGACCTTGGTTTGGCTGCTAACcaatatatttatactatCATGATCAATGGATTTTTCAAGAAAGGTTACAAGAAGGATGGTTTTGAGCTTTACCAGAAGATGAAGCTTGTGGGGGTGCTTCCCAATTTATATACTTACAACAGTCTCATTACTGAATATTGTAGGGATGGAAAATTGAGCCTTGCCTTTAAGGTATTTGATGAAATATCTAAAAGAGGGGTGGCATGTAATGCAGTCACATACAATATTCTAATAGGTGGGTTATGCCGGAAGGGACAAGTGTCGAAAGCAGAAGGATTGTTAGAACGAATGAAACGAGCTCATATAAATCCAACTACTAGAACATTTAACATGTTGATGGATGGGTTGTGTAACACTGGACAGTTGGACAAGGCCTTAAGTTATCTCGAAAAACTGAAGTTGATTGGTTTATGTCCAACTCTAGTGAcctacaatattttaatttcaggTTTCTCTAAAGTAGGAAATTCTTCTGTAGTTTCAGAGTTAGTGAGGGAGATGGAGGACAGAGGAATTTCTCCCTCGAAAGTGACGTATACAATTTTGATGAATACGTTTGTTCGATCTGATGATATAGAGAAAGCCTATGAGATGTTTCATCTCATGAAGAGAATTGGTTTGGTCCCAGATCAGCATACCTATGGTGTCCTAATCCATGGTTTGTGTATAAAAGGTAATATGGTTGAGGCATCAAAACTATACAAATCAATGGTAGAGATGCATCTACAGCCTAATGATGTTATCTATAATACAATGATAAATGGGTACTGCAAAGAGTGCAACTCCTACAAGGCCTTAAAGTTTCTTGAAGAGATGGTTAAAAATGGAGTAACTCCAAATGTGGCTAGTTATATTTCCACCATTCAAATCCTTTGCAAGGACGGGAAGTCAATTGAGGCGAAACGTTTACTTAAAGAGATGACTGAAGCCGGGTTGAAGCCTCCAGAATCTCTATGTAGTAAAGTTGGTCAAGCCAAATCTTGtgcataa